ACACCGGATTTCCCGGTCCGTCGGCCACCGCCGAAGCGGTCTCCCCAACTTTCACGGTGCCCACGCTCATGGCATTCACAAGCGGATTGCCCTCATAGCTTTTGTCGAAATAGATCTCACCCGCCACTGTCGGAACACCGAAAGAATTGCCGTAATCGGCGATCCCCCTTACAACCCCATCCAGCAGATACCGCACTCTTGGCTCGCTCATGGAGCCGAACCTAAGGGAGTTCAGGGCGGCTATGGGCCGGGCGCCCATGGTAAAAATGTCGCGGTGAATTCCGCCGACACCGGTCGCCGCTCCCTGATAGGGTTCCACAGCCGACGGATGGTTGTGGCTTTCAATTTTAAAGGCGCAGGCCAGCCCGTCTCCAATATTCACCAGTCCGGCGTTCTCCTCGCCGGCACCGACCAGCAGGTTGGTACCGGTCGTCGGAAGGGTTTTCAGCACAGCGATGGAATTCTTGTAGGAGCAATGCTCGCTCCACATCACCGAATAGACACCAAGTTCGGTAAAGGTGGGGGTACGTCCGAGGTACTCACGGATCATGTCGAATTCTTCATCGGTGAGCCCGTGTTCCCGGGCAAGTTCCAGCGTAACTTCGGGTTCTGAGTATCTCAGATCAGCCATGGCTTAAGGAGTAGGTCAGTGTGAAGGGGTTAATAGATCAATTAGCTGAGAAAACTGGCGAAATGTTGTATCGGCGGCGCAGTTCCCGGGAACTTCACCGTCGGGGTTGTACCAGGCCGTCATCCAGCCGCTTTGCGACCCGCCAAGAATGTCGGATGAGTAGGAGTCGCCGACATAAAGCAGCCGTGAGGGTTCGACTCCGGCTTTCTTTGCCGAAAACTCAAATATACGGGGATCGGGTTTCAGAAACCCGGCCTCTTCGGATATTATCAGATGGCGCGTGTACCGGTGCAGGGAAAAGAACTCGAATTTCTTTTGCTGGACGGCGGTGAATCCGTTGGTCATCACACCGATCGGAAACTGCCCGGACAAGGAGATAAATGCTTCCCTGGCATCGGCGATCCACTCCCAGTGACGGCTGTAGTATTCCATGTAACGGGCATCCACTTCTCTCCAGTTGGGTTTTTTTACCCCGATTTCCTGAAACGTTTTCTCAAAACGAAGGCGTTTAAGAGTGGACTGGTCGATCCTGTTTTTTCGGTAATCGCTCCAGAGCTGGTTGTTGACTTCCGCGAACACCGAAGTGAATTTCTTCGGGTCGATCTCCTGAAGCTCGGGGTAATCGGCCCAGAGATCCTCAAGGCCGCGATTCTGCGCCATCTTGTGGTCGATCAGCGTGTCGTCCAGATCGAAGTAGATGAAGGCCACTTTTGAAAAGTCCGGTGTTGCGCCGGCGAGCCCGCTTGTTCCTGGAATAGATTCACTGGTCATAGACAATGTTTCGCTTTAAGAAAGGTTTAAAATAAGACGTTGAGCAACGTTTCCATAAAAAAAGTATCTTATCGTCGTTTTTGATCACCTAATCAAATACTTATGGCACGAACACCATCCAACATGGTCGCTATCGGAACTCCGGCCCCTGATTTTTCGCTTCCGGATCCTGCCGGCACCCTGCACTCAAGAGACCAAATCAAAGGAAAAAACGGTTTACTGGTTGTGTTTTACTGCAACCATTGTCCGTTTGTCAAACATATCCGGGAAAGATTCGCCGAACTGGCGTCTGAATACATGAAACAGGGAGTGGGGATCGTCGCCATCAACTCCAACGACATCACCACGCACCCGGAGGATGCCCCCGAGAAAATGGCCGAAGACATCGAACGGTTTGGCTACGAATTTCCATATCTCTTTGACGAATCCCAGGAGGTGGCGCAGGATTTTGGTGCCGCATGCACTCCGGATTTCTTTCTGTACGATGCCGACCTTACCGTGTTCTATCGCGGGCAATTTGATGACAGCCGTCCCGGCAACGACCAGCCGGTAACCGGAGCCGACCTGAGCGCGGCAATCGAAGCCCTTGTTCGGGGCGAAGAGCCGCCGCAGGAACAAAAGCCGTCCATAGGATGCAATATCAAGTGGAAGAAAAGCGAATAAGTTAACGGCATGGCTCGCACCACGAAGCTGGATCGGTACGACGAAATACTGACTCTTCCGAATGTCACGGAACTGCACCACTATTTTGACGGTGACCATGCTTCGGTGCGGGGAAAATGGGCTTCGGTGTTTGGAAATGCCAATCCCGTTACCCTGGAGCTGGCCTGCGGAAAGGGGGATTATGCACTGGCGTTGGGCCGGCGATATCCAGACAGAAATTTTATTGGAATCGACATCAAGGGCGACCGGCTCTGGAAAGGGGCTTCTGACGCCATTGAGGCCGGACTGACCAACATCCACTTCGTCAGGGCACGGATCGATCATCTCTGTAACTATTTTGCTCCCGGAGACGTAGAAGAAATCTGGATCACTTTTCCCGATCCCTATGAGAAAAAGAAAAAAATACGCAAACGCCTGACGCATCCCGTTTTTCTGCAGCGATATGCCGGCATTTTGAAGCCCTCCGGCATCATCCACCTGAAAACCGACAGCGACCTGTTGTTTGCATTTACAAGGAAAATCATTGATATTTATGGTTTAAACGTAACGGGCTGTATTGACAACCTGTACGCTCTGCCCTCACTCCCTGATGAGCTGAGCATCCAGACCTACTATGAGCGTAAGCATCTGGAAAAAGGATTATCCATCAAATATCTCTCTTTTCGCCTGGATGGCATCCGCGAGTTCCCCGATCATCCGGCGTTAAATGACCTTGAGTAACCCATCATCCCATATCTGCTCCCCATGACTTTATCCGTTAACGGTTCCCGAAGCGGCACCGGCTCCAGCCTCTTTTCAGTCCCGTCGGCCGTTTTTCTTCTGGTTTTGCTCTTTTCCATGCCCCTTTCCGGGACGGCGCAAACGTCCGGCGACACCGGCCTGCTTTTTTCTATTCCGGTTTCAAAGCAGAGCGAGGCCACGCTACCACCAGGTGGCCGAATACCGGTTTCGCTGAATCAAAACCTGCTGCATTCCGATTTCAGTATCGGCCAGATCCTGGAAGTTCCGGAAACCGACGGCAGCATCTCTTCCTACCGGATTACAGCTGTCTCCCGCTATGTGAAGGGATATACCTCGGTGAGGGCCGATCATGTGGATGATGCCCACGATCAGCTCACTTTTTCATATGGGGAAGGCCGGATGCTGGGAACACTCGATCGCTATTCGCGCGGAGCGTCGCTTCGCATACTGCCCGAAGGCAGCGGCAACTTCAAGCCGACTGCGGACGGCGGTACCGGGCACGTTTTGATGATGAGGGATCCGGAGACTGAGGATATTCTGGAGTGCGGCACGACGATGGAGAATCACAGCAGTTCGGTCGACCACCACTCCCACACGGATCCGCTGAGCCGGAGCCACCTGGTGCCCGCTTTTGATGTTTCAGATTATGATGAGGCGGGGGTACCCATAGACCTGCTGATTGTCTACACCGGAAGCGCCCGGACATGGGCCGAAGAAAATGAGGGAAGTATTGAGTTGGTGATCAGCGAAATGATGAACAGGTCCAACGAGGCGCTTGAGAACAGTCTGACCGGGATCGAGCTTCGGGTTGTTCATACGCATGAAACCTCCTTTGAGGAGGACGGCAACGACAGTGCCGGCGACCTGCGCCGCATCACCGCTTCCCGCGACTTCAATCCGTTTGAAGAGCCTCAAAATTACAGCGGATACATGCTGAATGTCCATGATCTCAGGGATGAATACGGCGCCGATCTGGTTGCCATGCTGGCGGATGTTGAAGATGTGGGCGGGATAGCCTGGCTGATGCTGGACATGGCCGGGGCACCGCAGCTGGGTTTCTCGGTGAACCGGATCCAACAGATGAGCAGCACCTACACCTTCGTACACGAAATCGGTCATAATCTGGGCAACGCGCACAGCCGTGACCAAAATGGGTCGCCGGCCGGCCCGTTCGGAGGGTTGTTCAACTACTCCGCGGGATTCCGTTTCAGTGATGCAACCGACTCCTCCTTTGCGACGGTGATGACATACGCCGAAGGCAGAAGTCAGACTATTGGCCATTTCTCCAATCCGGAGGTACCGTTCCGGGGGGAATATACCGGCACCTATTCGGA
The sequence above is drawn from the Balneolales bacterium ANBcel1 genome and encodes:
- a CDS encoding thioredoxin family protein, which gives rise to MARTPSNMVAIGTPAPDFSLPDPAGTLHSRDQIKGKNGLLVVFYCNHCPFVKHIRERFAELASEYMKQGVGIVAINSNDITTHPEDAPEKMAEDIERFGYEFPYLFDESQEVAQDFGAACTPDFFLYDADLTVFYRGQFDDSRPGNDQPVTGADLSAAIEALVRGEEPPQEQKPSIGCNIKWKKSE
- a CDS encoding YjjG family noncanonical pyrimidine nucleotidase; translation: MTSESIPGTSGLAGATPDFSKVAFIYFDLDDTLIDHKMAQNRGLEDLWADYPELQEIDPKKFTSVFAEVNNQLWSDYRKNRIDQSTLKRLRFEKTFQEIGVKKPNWREVDARYMEYYSRHWEWIADAREAFISLSGQFPIGVMTNGFTAVQQKKFEFFSLHRYTRHLIISEEAGFLKPDPRIFEFSAKKAGVEPSRLLYVGDSYSSDILGGSQSGWMTAWYNPDGEVPGNCAADTTFRQFSQLIDLLTPSH
- the trmB gene encoding tRNA (guanosine(46)-N7)-methyltransferase TrmB, which translates into the protein MARTTKLDRYDEILTLPNVTELHHYFDGDHASVRGKWASVFGNANPVTLELACGKGDYALALGRRYPDRNFIGIDIKGDRLWKGASDAIEAGLTNIHFVRARIDHLCNYFAPGDVEEIWITFPDPYEKKKKIRKRLTHPVFLQRYAGILKPSGIIHLKTDSDLLFAFTRKIIDIYGLNVTGCIDNLYALPSLPDELSIQTYYERKHLEKGLSIKYLSFRLDGIREFPDHPALNDLE